One genomic region from Vanacampus margaritifer isolate UIUO_Vmar chromosome 2, RoL_Vmar_1.0, whole genome shotgun sequence encodes:
- the adap2 gene encoding arf-GAP with dual PH domain-containing protein 2 isoform X1: MANWERNKRILLELMKLPENRLCADCGAPDPDWASYKLGLFVCLNCSGIHRNLSSRVKSIKLDHWEDELVEWMKSSGNERASALYEKALPPYYYRPQQTDCAVLREQWIRAKYERLEFTGETKYPPPPYTTGFYEGMLWKKGKENAQFLKRKFVLSEREFTLAYYNKENESKGPKALIPIKHLNVTFQPEKIGHPHGMQITYLDKDRTRSLYVYHESPEEIVTWYNALRAARYAYLKTVYPTGTAADLIPNITPNYLKEGYMEKTGPSQREPFKKRWFILDSQNRKLLYFKGCLDAEELGVIFLGTESNNYSVRDCVPKHTRGNKWKFGIMMETPERQFVFMCEHEREQREWLDSLRQVMSRPMTPQDYITEPTSGTSDENRI, from the exons ATGGCAAACTGGGAACGAAACAAAAGGATCTTACTGGAGCTGATGAAGCTGCCAGAGAACAGATTGTGTGCAGACTGCGGCGCGCCCG ATCCGGACTGGGCTTCGTACAAGttgggtttgtttgtgtgtctgaATTGTTCTGGTATCCACCGTAACCTGTCCAGCCGAGTAAAGTCCATAAAACTTGACCACTGGGAAGATGAGCTTGTGGAG TGGATGAAATCCAGCGGCAATGAAAGAGCCAGTGCTTTGTATGAAAAAGCACTTCCTCCTTACTACTACCGACCACAGCAAACTGACTGTgc AGTGTTAAGAGAGCAGTGGATTCGAGCCAAATATGAAAGGTTGGAATTCACAGGAGAGACCAAGTATCCACCTCCGCCTTATACCACAG GCTTCTATGAAGGGATGCTGTGGAAGAAAGGCAAGGAGAACGCACAGTTCCTGAAGAGGAAGTTTGTTTTGTCTGAGAGGGAATTCACTCTGGCTTACTACAACAAGGAAAAT GAGTCCAAAGGTCCAAAAGCCCTCATCCCTATCAAGCatttaaatgtaacatttcagCCAGAGAAGATTGGTCATCCCCATGGGATGCAGATCACCTACCTGGATAAAGACCGCACCAGGAGCCTTTACGTGTATCATGAAAGTCCTGAG GAAATAGTCACATGGTACAATGCCCTACGTGCTGCTCGCTATGCATACCTCAAAACTGTGTACCCAACCGGAACAGCCGCTGAT CTGATCCCGAATATAACACCAAACTACCTTAAAGAGGGATACATGGAAAAAACAGGGCCATCG CAAAGGGAACCATTCAAAAAGAGGTGGTTCATTTTGGACTCCCAAAATAGGAAGTTGCTGTACTTCAAAGGCTGTTTG GATGCTGAGGAGTTGGGGGTCATCTTCCTTGGCACAGAAAGCAACAATTATTCTGTTAGGGACTGTGTCCCAAAGCACACCCGTGGAAACAAGTGGAAGTTCGGAATCATGATGGAAACACCTGAGCGGCAATTTGTCTTTATGTGTGAGCACGAGCGCGAGCAAAGAGAGTGGCTGGACTCCCTCAGACAGGTCATGTCCAGGCCTATGACACCACAGGATTATATCA CTGAGCCAACATCAGGAACAAGTGATGAAAACAGGATTTGA
- the adap2 gene encoding arf-GAP with dual PH domain-containing protein 2 isoform X2: protein MKSSGNERASALYEKALPPYYYRPQQTDCAVLREQWIRAKYERLEFTGETKYPPPPYTTGFYEGMLWKKGKENAQFLKRKFVLSEREFTLAYYNKENESKGPKALIPIKHLNVTFQPEKIGHPHGMQITYLDKDRTRSLYVYHESPEEIVTWYNALRAARYAYLKTVYPTGTAADLIPNITPNYLKEGYMEKTGPSQREPFKKRWFILDSQNRKLLYFKGCLDAEELGVIFLGTESNNYSVRDCVPKHTRGNKWKFGIMMETPERQFVFMCEHEREQREWLDSLRQVMSRPMTPQDYITEPTSGTSDENRI from the exons ATGAAATCCAGCGGCAATGAAAGAGCCAGTGCTTTGTATGAAAAAGCACTTCCTCCTTACTACTACCGACCACAGCAAACTGACTGTgc AGTGTTAAGAGAGCAGTGGATTCGAGCCAAATATGAAAGGTTGGAATTCACAGGAGAGACCAAGTATCCACCTCCGCCTTATACCACAG GCTTCTATGAAGGGATGCTGTGGAAGAAAGGCAAGGAGAACGCACAGTTCCTGAAGAGGAAGTTTGTTTTGTCTGAGAGGGAATTCACTCTGGCTTACTACAACAAGGAAAAT GAGTCCAAAGGTCCAAAAGCCCTCATCCCTATCAAGCatttaaatgtaacatttcagCCAGAGAAGATTGGTCATCCCCATGGGATGCAGATCACCTACCTGGATAAAGACCGCACCAGGAGCCTTTACGTGTATCATGAAAGTCCTGAG GAAATAGTCACATGGTACAATGCCCTACGTGCTGCTCGCTATGCATACCTCAAAACTGTGTACCCAACCGGAACAGCCGCTGAT CTGATCCCGAATATAACACCAAACTACCTTAAAGAGGGATACATGGAAAAAACAGGGCCATCG CAAAGGGAACCATTCAAAAAGAGGTGGTTCATTTTGGACTCCCAAAATAGGAAGTTGCTGTACTTCAAAGGCTGTTTG GATGCTGAGGAGTTGGGGGTCATCTTCCTTGGCACAGAAAGCAACAATTATTCTGTTAGGGACTGTGTCCCAAAGCACACCCGTGGAAACAAGTGGAAGTTCGGAATCATGATGGAAACACCTGAGCGGCAATTTGTCTTTATGTGTGAGCACGAGCGCGAGCAAAGAGAGTGGCTGGACTCCCTCAGACAGGTCATGTCCAGGCCTATGACACCACAGGATTATATCA CTGAGCCAACATCAGGAACAAGTGATGAAAACAGGATTTGA
- the rhot1a gene encoding mitochondrial Rho GTPase 1-A isoform X2, with protein sequence MRKDVRILLVGEPKVGKTSLIMSLVSEEFPDEVPLRAEEITIPADVTPERVPTHIVDYSEAEQSDEQLFQEISKANVICIVYSVNNKKSIEKVTSHWIPLINDRIDKDSRVPLILVGNKSDLVEHSSMETILPIMNQYQDIETCVECSAKNLKNISELFYYAQKAVLHPTGPLYCPEEKELKPSCIKALTRIFKVSDLDNDGILNDNELNFFQKTCFNTPLASQALEDVKNVVRRNMADGVKDNGLTLKGFLFLHTLFIQRGRHETTWTVLRRFGYDDDLELTQEYLFPVVKIPPDCTTELNHNAYLFLQSVFDKHDKDRDCALSPEEVKDLFKVFPYMPWGPDVNHTVCTNEQGWITYQGYLSQWTLTTYLDVQRSLEYLGYLGYSIISEQESQAAAITVTRNKRIDLQKKQTQRSVFRCNVIGARASGKSGFLQAFLGKNLQRQTRIREDHKSLYAISTTYVYGQEKYLLLHEMMPDLDFMSEADLACDVVCLVYDVNNPHSFEYCAKMFKQYLMDSKTPCVVIAAKSDLHEVRQQYSLSPHDFCRKHKLHPPQPFTCNAPDAPSKDLYTRITTMAMYPHMAQADLKNSTFWLRASVGATVFAVLGFAMYRALLKQR encoded by the exons ATGAGGAAGGACGTGAGGATACTGCTTGTTGGGGAAC CAAAGGTGGGCAAGACGTCATTGATTATGTCTCTGGTCAGTGAGGAGTTCCCCGATGAG GTTCCTCTGCGAGCTGAGGAGATCACAATCCCAGCAGACGTCACCCCAGAGAGGGTCCCCACACACATCGTGGATTACTCAG AGGCAGAGCAGTCAGACGAGCAACTGTTTCAAGAAATATCTAAA GCAAATGTTATCTGCATAGTGTACTCGGTCAACAACAAGAAGTCAATTGAAAAG GTGACAAGTCATTGGATTCCTCTCATCAATGACAGAATAGACAAAGACAGCAG GGTGCCATTGATCCTTGTGGGCAACAAGTCTGACCTGGTGGAGCACAGCAGTATGGAGACCATCCTGCCTATCATGAATCAATACCAGGACATTGAGACGTGTGTGGAG TGCTCTGCCAAAAATCTGAAGAACATCTCAGAGCTGTTCTACTACGCTCAGAAGGCAGTTCTCCACCCGACAGGACCTCTCTACTGTCCAGAAGAAAAAGAG CTGAAGCCTTCTTGCATTAAGGCTTTAACTAGAATCTTTAAAGTGTCCGACCTGGACAACGACGGCATCCTGAATGACAACGAGCTCAACTTCTTTCAG AAAACTTGTTTCAACACACCACTGGCGTCCCAGGCCTTAGAGGATGTTAAAAACGTAGTCAGAAGAAACATGGCCGATGGCGTCAAGGATAACGGGCTCACACTAAAAG GCTTCTTGTTCCTGCACACCCTCTTCATACAACGAGGTCGACACGAGACCACCTGGACTGTGCTCAGGAGGTTTGGGTACGACGACGACTTGGAGCTCACGCAGGAATATCTTTTCCCTGT AGTCAAGATTCCTCCCGACTGCACCACAGAGCTAAACCACAACGCTTACCTCTTCCTTCAGAGCGTTTTTGACAAGCACGACAAA gACCGAGACTGTGCGCTGTCGCCAGAAGAGGTGAAGGACCTGTTCAAAGTGTTTCCGTACATGCCGTGGGGTCCAGACGTCAACCACACAGTGTGCACGAATGAACAGGGATGGATCACATACCAGGGATACCTCTCCCAGTGGAC GTTAACGACGTACCTGGATGTCCAGCGGAGTTTGGAGTATTTGGGTTACTTGGGATACTCCATCATCAGTGAGCAGGAGTCGCAAGCAGCCGCTATCACAG TGACACGAAACAAACGCATCGATCTGCAGAAGAAACAAACCCAGCGCAGCGTCTTCCGCTGCAACGTCATCGGGGCCCGAGCCAGCGGGAAGAGTGGCTTCTTGCAGGCATTCCTAGGAAAGAACCTTCAG CGGCAGACGCGCATTAGGGAAGACCACAAGTCCCTGTACGCCATCAGCACAACTTATGTGTATGGTCAAGAGAAATACCTGCTG CTCCATGAGATGATGCCAGATTTGGACTTCATGTCAGAGGCGGACCTCGCTTGTGATGTGGTCTGCCTGGTCTATGACGTCAACAATCCGCATTCTTTTGAATACTGCGCCAAAATGTTCAAG CAATACTTGATGGACAGCAAGACTCCGTGCGTGGTGATCGCCGCCAAATCGGACCTGCACGAAGTGCGGCAGCAGTACAGCCTCTCGCCGCACGACTTTTGCCGCAAACACAAGCTCCACCCGCCCCAGCCGTTCACGTGCAACGCGCCCGACGCCCCCAGCAAAGACCTCTACACGAGGATCACCACCATGGCCATGTACCC GCACATGGCGCAAGCGGACCTGAAGAACTCGACGTTCTGGCTGCGGGCCAGCGTGGGCGCCACCGTGTTCGCCGTGCTGGGCTTCGCCATGTACAGAGCGCTTCTCAAACAACGGTGA
- the rhot1a gene encoding mitochondrial Rho GTPase 1-A isoform X1 codes for MRKDVRILLVGEPKVGKTSLIMSLVSEEFPDEVPLRAEEITIPADVTPERVPTHIVDYSEAEQSDEQLFQEISKANVICIVYSVNNKKSIEKVTSHWIPLINDRIDKDSRVPLILVGNKSDLVEHSSMETILPIMNQYQDIETCVECSAKNLKNISELFYYAQKAVLHPTGPLYCPEEKELKPSCIKALTRIFKVSDLDNDGILNDNELNFFQKTCFNTPLASQALEDVKNVVRRNMADGVKDNGLTLKGFLFLHTLFIQRGRHETTWTVLRRFGYDDDLELTQEYLFPVVKIPPDCTTELNHNAYLFLQSVFDKHDKDRDCALSPEEVKDLFKVFPYMPWGPDVNHTVCTNEQGWITYQGYLSQWTLTTYLDVQRSLEYLGYLGYSIISEQESQAAAITVTRNKRIDLQKKQTQRSVFRCNVIGARASGKSGFLQAFLGKNLQRQTRIREDHKSLYAISTTYVYGQEKYLLLHEMMPDLDFMSEADLACDVVCLVYDVNNPHSFEYCAKMFKQYLMDSKTPCVVIAAKSDLHEVRQQYSLSPHDFCRKHKLHPPQPFTCNAPDAPSKDLYTRITTMAMYPHVRLRCMCACNKCTYCLCQNLLKMELLRSIKAQLRRVVHNRHMAQADLKNSTFWLRASVGATVFAVLGFAMYRALLKQR; via the exons ATGAGGAAGGACGTGAGGATACTGCTTGTTGGGGAAC CAAAGGTGGGCAAGACGTCATTGATTATGTCTCTGGTCAGTGAGGAGTTCCCCGATGAG GTTCCTCTGCGAGCTGAGGAGATCACAATCCCAGCAGACGTCACCCCAGAGAGGGTCCCCACACACATCGTGGATTACTCAG AGGCAGAGCAGTCAGACGAGCAACTGTTTCAAGAAATATCTAAA GCAAATGTTATCTGCATAGTGTACTCGGTCAACAACAAGAAGTCAATTGAAAAG GTGACAAGTCATTGGATTCCTCTCATCAATGACAGAATAGACAAAGACAGCAG GGTGCCATTGATCCTTGTGGGCAACAAGTCTGACCTGGTGGAGCACAGCAGTATGGAGACCATCCTGCCTATCATGAATCAATACCAGGACATTGAGACGTGTGTGGAG TGCTCTGCCAAAAATCTGAAGAACATCTCAGAGCTGTTCTACTACGCTCAGAAGGCAGTTCTCCACCCGACAGGACCTCTCTACTGTCCAGAAGAAAAAGAG CTGAAGCCTTCTTGCATTAAGGCTTTAACTAGAATCTTTAAAGTGTCCGACCTGGACAACGACGGCATCCTGAATGACAACGAGCTCAACTTCTTTCAG AAAACTTGTTTCAACACACCACTGGCGTCCCAGGCCTTAGAGGATGTTAAAAACGTAGTCAGAAGAAACATGGCCGATGGCGTCAAGGATAACGGGCTCACACTAAAAG GCTTCTTGTTCCTGCACACCCTCTTCATACAACGAGGTCGACACGAGACCACCTGGACTGTGCTCAGGAGGTTTGGGTACGACGACGACTTGGAGCTCACGCAGGAATATCTTTTCCCTGT AGTCAAGATTCCTCCCGACTGCACCACAGAGCTAAACCACAACGCTTACCTCTTCCTTCAGAGCGTTTTTGACAAGCACGACAAA gACCGAGACTGTGCGCTGTCGCCAGAAGAGGTGAAGGACCTGTTCAAAGTGTTTCCGTACATGCCGTGGGGTCCAGACGTCAACCACACAGTGTGCACGAATGAACAGGGATGGATCACATACCAGGGATACCTCTCCCAGTGGAC GTTAACGACGTACCTGGATGTCCAGCGGAGTTTGGAGTATTTGGGTTACTTGGGATACTCCATCATCAGTGAGCAGGAGTCGCAAGCAGCCGCTATCACAG TGACACGAAACAAACGCATCGATCTGCAGAAGAAACAAACCCAGCGCAGCGTCTTCCGCTGCAACGTCATCGGGGCCCGAGCCAGCGGGAAGAGTGGCTTCTTGCAGGCATTCCTAGGAAAGAACCTTCAG CGGCAGACGCGCATTAGGGAAGACCACAAGTCCCTGTACGCCATCAGCACAACTTATGTGTATGGTCAAGAGAAATACCTGCTG CTCCATGAGATGATGCCAGATTTGGACTTCATGTCAGAGGCGGACCTCGCTTGTGATGTGGTCTGCCTGGTCTATGACGTCAACAATCCGCATTCTTTTGAATACTGCGCCAAAATGTTCAAG CAATACTTGATGGACAGCAAGACTCCGTGCGTGGTGATCGCCGCCAAATCGGACCTGCACGAAGTGCGGCAGCAGTACAGCCTCTCGCCGCACGACTTTTGCCGCAAACACAAGCTCCACCCGCCCCAGCCGTTCACGTGCAACGCGCCCGACGCCCCCAGCAAAGACCTCTACACGAGGATCACCACCATGGCCATGTACCC CCACGTCCGTCTCCGCTGCATGTGCGCCTGCAACAAGTGCACCTATTGCCTGTGTCAGAACCTCCTCAAGATGGAGTTGCTGCGCAGCATTAAGGCCCAACTGCGCAGGGTGGTTCACAACAG GCACATGGCGCAAGCGGACCTGAAGAACTCGACGTTCTGGCTGCGGGCCAGCGTGGGCGCCACCGTGTTCGCCGTGCTGGGCTTCGCCATGTACAGAGCGCTTCTCAAACAACGGTGA
- the c2h17orf75 gene encoding protein Njmu-R1 isoform X2 has protein sequence MFTSQTSSFQDSIDVEEKDDFDSEEIAAYGQKTQFNCYYAIYLYEGTSLTLIDSSLPVEAEPELRTYISRRLSKGALLGGMGNIATVELSLPEQAVGCYCCLLEQERSPEQPDADGNGHVICFLGGSEKGLNLYRLELDKYVQGLRSSLQTAEVQNLETELRPYLSRWYEESVMHIYRVVQLVQSNVSFLLHAALSHNHVEVTNADDRTKTDVSRFIKAASLQGLSQQDTTTASLCKAMSEDASSHLTVDCSDTPPSLTNSIGNRFCEDWSQAFLNAAERANPFLLRQILENFKLKAIQDMNSLKRFVRQAEMSHYALFRCCQFLQGCGNGDVLLQNARAEHSDLPEACRIIAVLEEFLREQSQA, from the exons ATGTTTACATCGCAGACGTCGTCATTTCAAGATTCCATTGACGTGGAGGAGAAAGATGACTTCGACAGTGAGGAAATTGCTGCGTACGGCCAGAAGACTCAGTTCAACTGCTATTATGCCATTTATCTGTACGAAGGCACTAG CTTGACTCTGATTGACAGCAGCCTGCCGGTGGAGGCGGAACCCGAGCTGCGTACGTACATCTCCAGGAGGCTGAGCAAAGGTGCCCTGCTGGGAGGCATGGGCAACATCGCCACCGTGGAGCTCAG CCTTCCCGAGCAGGCAGTGGGCTGCTACTGCTGCCTCCTGGAGCAGGAACGATCTCCCGAGCAACCCGACGCCGACGGCAACGGACACGTCATCTGCTTCTTGGGGGGCTCCGAAAAAGGCCTCAACTT GTATAGGCTGGAACTTGATAAGTACGTTCAAGGCTTGCGCAGCAGCCTGCAAACGGCCGAG GTGCAAAACCTGGAGACGGAGCTGCGTCCCTACCTGAGCCGCTGGTACGAAGAGTCCGTCATGCACATTTACCGAGTGGTGCAACTGGTCCAGAGCAACGTCAGCTTCCTGCTGCACGCC GCTTTGAGTCACAATCACGTGGAGGTCACCAACGCGGACGACAGGACGAAGACGGACGTGTCTCG GTTCATCAAAGCGGCCAGCTTGCAGGGCCTGTCGCAGCAAGACACCACGACAGCCTCCCTGTGCAAGGCCATGTCGGAGGACGCGTCCTCCCACCTGACCGTCGACTGCTCCGACACGCCGCCCTCACTCACCAACAGCA TCGGCAACCGCTTCTGTGAGGACTGGAGTCAGGCCTTTTTGAACGCCGCGGAACGGGCCAACCCCTTCCTCCTCAGACAGATCCTGGAGAACTTCAAACTGAAG GCCATCCAGGACATGAACAGCCTGAAGCGCTTCGTTCGCCAGGCCGAGATGAGCCACTACGCTCTGTTCCGCTGCTGCCAGTTCCTGCAGGGCTGCGGCAACGGCGACGTGCTCCTGCAGAACGCCCGGGCCGAGCACAGCGACCTGCCCGAGGCCTGCCGCATCATCGCCGTCCTGGAGGAGTTCCTCAGGGAGCAGTCGCAGGCCTGA
- the c2h17orf75 gene encoding protein Njmu-R1 isoform X1, which produces MFTSQTSSFQDSIDVEEKDDFDSEEIAAYGQKTQFNCYYAIYLYEGTRSEATEENVAWNQRRADSTTSQEDFSLTLIDSSLPVEAEPELRTYISRRLSKGALLGGMGNIATVELSLPEQAVGCYCCLLEQERSPEQPDADGNGHVICFLGGSEKGLNLYRLELDKYVQGLRSSLQTAEVQNLETELRPYLSRWYEESVMHIYRVVQLVQSNVSFLLHAALSHNHVEVTNADDRTKTDVSRFIKAASLQGLSQQDTTTASLCKAMSEDASSHLTVDCSDTPPSLTNSIGNRFCEDWSQAFLNAAERANPFLLRQILENFKLKAIQDMNSLKRFVRQAEMSHYALFRCCQFLQGCGNGDVLLQNARAEHSDLPEACRIIAVLEEFLREQSQA; this is translated from the exons ATGTTTACATCGCAGACGTCGTCATTTCAAGATTCCATTGACGTGGAGGAGAAAGATGACTTCGACAGTGAGGAAATTGCTGCGTACGGCCAGAAGACTCAGTTCAACTGCTATTATGCCATTTATCTGTACGAAGGCACTAG ATCGGAGGCTACCGAGGAAAATGTGGCTTGGAACCAGAGACGCGCAGACTCCACAACCAGTCAGGAGGACTTTAG CTTGACTCTGATTGACAGCAGCCTGCCGGTGGAGGCGGAACCCGAGCTGCGTACGTACATCTCCAGGAGGCTGAGCAAAGGTGCCCTGCTGGGAGGCATGGGCAACATCGCCACCGTGGAGCTCAG CCTTCCCGAGCAGGCAGTGGGCTGCTACTGCTGCCTCCTGGAGCAGGAACGATCTCCCGAGCAACCCGACGCCGACGGCAACGGACACGTCATCTGCTTCTTGGGGGGCTCCGAAAAAGGCCTCAACTT GTATAGGCTGGAACTTGATAAGTACGTTCAAGGCTTGCGCAGCAGCCTGCAAACGGCCGAG GTGCAAAACCTGGAGACGGAGCTGCGTCCCTACCTGAGCCGCTGGTACGAAGAGTCCGTCATGCACATTTACCGAGTGGTGCAACTGGTCCAGAGCAACGTCAGCTTCCTGCTGCACGCC GCTTTGAGTCACAATCACGTGGAGGTCACCAACGCGGACGACAGGACGAAGACGGACGTGTCTCG GTTCATCAAAGCGGCCAGCTTGCAGGGCCTGTCGCAGCAAGACACCACGACAGCCTCCCTGTGCAAGGCCATGTCGGAGGACGCGTCCTCCCACCTGACCGTCGACTGCTCCGACACGCCGCCCTCACTCACCAACAGCA TCGGCAACCGCTTCTGTGAGGACTGGAGTCAGGCCTTTTTGAACGCCGCGGAACGGGCCAACCCCTTCCTCCTCAGACAGATCCTGGAGAACTTCAAACTGAAG GCCATCCAGGACATGAACAGCCTGAAGCGCTTCGTTCGCCAGGCCGAGATGAGCCACTACGCTCTGTTCCGCTGCTGCCAGTTCCTGCAGGGCTGCGGCAACGGCGACGTGCTCCTGCAGAACGCCCGGGCCGAGCACAGCGACCTGCCCGAGGCCTGCCGCATCATCGCCGTCCTGGAGGAGTTCCTCAGGGAGCAGTCGCAGGCCTGA